From a region of the Phaseolus vulgaris cultivar G19833 chromosome 6, P. vulgaris v2.0, whole genome shotgun sequence genome:
- the LOC137831445 gene encoding laccase-4-like, giving the protein MAAFGIRIVLLLAAFLLPLSVEAMVRHYKFNVVLKNATRLCSTKPIVTVNGKFPGPTIYAREDDTVLIKVVNHVKYNVSIHWHGVRQVRTGWADGPAYITQCPIQPGQAYVYNFTLTGQRGTLWWHAHILWLRATLHGALVILPKLGVPYPFPKPNMEQVIILSEWWKSDTEAVINEALKSGLAPNVSDAHTINGHPGPVQGCASQEGFKLDVQPGNTYLLRIINAALNEELFFKIAGHELTVVEVDAVYTKPFKTDTIVITPGQTTNVLLTAKHAAGKYLVAASPFMDAPIAVDNKTATATLHYSGTLSSSLTTLTSLPPKNSTILATSFTDSLRSLNSKKYPARVPLKIDRNLLFTVSLGINPCATCVNNSRVVADINNVTFVMPKISLLQAHFFKIKGVFTDDFPGNPPVFYNFTGTQPSNLNTVNGTRLYRLAYNSTVQLVLQDTGMLTPENHPIHLHGFNFFVVGRGQGNFNPTKDPKKFNLVDPVERNTVGVPAGGWTAIRFRADNPGVWFMHCHLEIHTTWGLKMAFVVDNGKGPNESLLPPPSDLPKC; this is encoded by the exons ATGGCAGCGTTTGGGATTCGAATCGTCTTATTGCTTGCAGCTTTCTTGCTTCCACTATCCGTGGAAGCTATGGTTCGCCACTACAAGTTCAAT GTGGTGCTGAAGAATGCCACAAGATTGTGTTCAACCAAGCCCATTGTCACCGTAAATGGAAAGTTCCCAGGTCCCACCATCTATGCTAGGGAAGATGACACTGTTCTGATTAAGGTGGTCAACCATGTCAAATACAATGTTAGCATCCACTG GCATGGTGTGAGACAAGTGAGAACAGGTTGGGCTGATGGGCCAGCATACATAACACAATGCCCAATTCAACCGGGTCAGGCCTATGTCTACAACTTTACCCTTACAGGCCAGAGAGGCACACTTTGGTGGCATGCACATATCCTCTGGCTTAGGGCCACTCTCCATGGAGCCTTGGTCATCCTACCCAAGCTTGGAGTACCTTACCCTTTTCCCAAACCAAATATGGAACAAGTTATCATACTAA GTGAATGGTGGAAATCAGACACTGAGGCTGTAATAAATGAAGCTTTGAAATCTGGTTTGGCACCTAATGTCTCTGATGCTCACACAATCAATGGTCATCCAGGACCTGTCCAAGGCTGTGCTTCACAAG AAGGATTTAAGTTGGATGTTCAACCAGGAAACACCTACTTGCTAAGAATCATCAATGCTGCACTCAATGAAGAGCTTTTCTTTAAAATTGCTGGTCATGAACTCACTGTTGTTGAAGTTGATGCAGTCTACACAAAACCATTCAAAACTGATACCATTGTCATAACACCCGGCCAGACCACAAATGTGCTTCTAACAGCCAAACATGCAGCTGGAAAATACTTGGTTGCAGCCTCTCCTTTCATGGATGCTCCTATTGCAGTAGACAACAAGACTGCCACTGCCACATTACACTATTCAGGCACCCTTAGTTCCAGCCTCACCACCCTCACTTCCTTGCCTCCCAAAAATTCCACCATTCTTGCTACCAGTTTCACTGACTCTCTCAGAAGCTTAAACTCTAAAAAGTATCCAGCCAGAGTCCCTTTGAAGATTGACCGAAACTTGCTCTTCACTGTTAGTCTTGGTATCAACCCTTGTGCTACTTGTGTGAATAATAGCAGGGTGGTAGCAGATATCAACAATGTTACCTTTGTGATGCCTAAAATTTCTCTTCTCCAAGCACATTTCTTCAAAATTAAGGGAGTTTTCACAGATGATTTTCCTGGAAATCCTCCTGTATTTTATAACTTCACAGGAACACAACCATCCAATTTAAATACCGTGAATGGAACAAGGCTATATAGACTTGCTTACAATTCTACAGTTCAATTAGTCTTGCAAGATACTGGAATGTTAACACCTGAGAATCATCCTATTCATCTCCATGGCTTCAATTTCTTTGTAGTTGGTAGGGGACAAGGGAACTTTAACCCCACTAAAGACCCCAAGAAATTTAATCTTGTAGATCCTGTGGAAAGAAACACAGTTGGAGTTCCTGCTGGGGGGTGGACTGCTATCCGATTCAGAGCTGATAATCCAG GTGTCTGGTTTATGCATTGCCATTTGGAAATTCATACAACATGGGGACTGAAGATGGCTTTTGTTGTGGACAATGGTAAAGGACCAAATGAATCTTTATTACCTCCTCCAAGTGACCTCCCCAAGTGTTGA